One Azospirillum sp. B510 genomic window carries:
- a CDS encoding DUF1330 domain-containing protein, with protein MAAYIIADVRVTDPVAYEVYKSLTPDAVASNGGRFLSRGGETAALEGDWQPNRIVILEFPDMATAKAFYDSPQYRKAREARRDAADFKMIVVEGL; from the coding sequence ATGGCCGCCTACATCATCGCCGACGTGCGGGTGACCGACCCGGTCGCCTATGAGGTCTACAAGTCGCTGACCCCCGATGCTGTCGCCAGCAATGGCGGACGCTTTCTCAGCCGGGGTGGCGAGACGGCGGCGCTGGAGGGCGACTGGCAGCCCAACCGCATCGTCATCCTCGAATTCCCGGACATGGCCACCGCCAAGGCCTTCTACGACAGCCCTCAGTATCGCAAGGCGCGCGAGGCCCGGCGCGATGCGGCCGATTTCAAGATGATCGTGGTCGAGGGGCTGTAA
- a CDS encoding ABC transporter substrate-binding protein — protein sequence MLRLTRRSTLAALVALVSAAASTMTVMPGAAQAADPVKLEIGYIPILAASPLFIIDGQGWAKDAGITLKLTRFESGPHAIQAMAAGQIDLLYAGVAPVLVARTKGVDISVIANSAVEEMVVAARGPFAKAVGTTPTAESFRKFAADTGRKAKIGTQPPGSVPDTVLKHWLFKVVKVDPADVELVPMGIEKTQQALLAGALDAATIREPTVTVTQQMDPNVALLATGAQMFPDQPGTVVAARAEVLKKNPEAIKALVKAHIRAVELIAQDPAGSAKIVNNYLGKGLMEPATLEAAFKGPGSKFVADPHKVVPAVERMMAYTKEIGSASETVPVAEAFDFSFYDAAAK from the coding sequence ATGCTCCGCCTGACCCGTCGCTCCACCCTTGCCGCCCTGGTCGCCCTTGTGTCGGCCGCCGCTTCGACGATGACCGTCATGCCCGGCGCCGCGCAGGCCGCCGATCCGGTGAAGCTGGAGATCGGTTACATTCCGATCCTGGCGGCGTCGCCGCTGTTCATCATCGACGGGCAGGGCTGGGCCAAGGACGCCGGCATCACGCTGAAGCTGACCCGCTTCGAGTCCGGCCCGCACGCCATCCAGGCGATGGCCGCCGGCCAGATCGACCTGCTCTATGCCGGCGTCGCTCCGGTTCTGGTCGCCCGCACCAAGGGCGTCGACATCTCGGTCATCGCCAATTCGGCGGTCGAGGAGATGGTGGTGGCGGCGCGTGGTCCCTTCGCCAAGGCGGTGGGCACCACCCCGACCGCGGAGTCCTTCAGGAAATTCGCCGCCGATACCGGCCGCAAGGCCAAGATCGGCACCCAGCCGCCGGGCTCCGTCCCCGACACGGTGCTGAAGCACTGGCTGTTCAAGGTGGTGAAGGTCGATCCCGCCGACGTCGAGCTGGTGCCGATGGGGATCGAGAAGACGCAGCAGGCCCTGCTGGCCGGCGCGCTCGACGCCGCCACCATCCGCGAGCCGACGGTGACCGTCACCCAGCAGATGGACCCGAACGTCGCCCTGCTCGCCACCGGCGCCCAGATGTTCCCCGACCAGCCCGGCACCGTCGTCGCCGCCCGCGCCGAGGTGCTGAAGAAGAATCCCGAGGCCATCAAGGCGCTGGTCAAGGCCCATATCCGCGCGGTCGAGCTGATCGCCCAGGATCCGGCCGGCTCGGCCAAGATCGTGAACAATTATCTGGGAAAGGGCCTGATGGAGCCGGCGACCCTGGAGGCCGCCTTCAAGGGGCCGGGGTCGAAGTTCGTCGCCGATCCGCACAAGGTCGTCCCGGCGGTCGAGCGGATGATGGCCTACACCAAGGAGATCGGCTCGGCCAGCGAGACCGTTCCGGTGGCCGAGGCCTTCGATTTCAGCTTCTACGACGCCGCCGCCAAGTGA
- a CDS encoding ABC transporter permease codes for MKTTHKIALSALGVVVFLLAWEAVARSGVVPARLLPSPSAVPAAFFTEFNSGTWQAMVLASLSHYLVGLSLGTFLGVSFGTAAALWIKWDAFQAWVVRMLRPIPAIAWIPFAIIWFGVSEGAASFLIALTVFWINYYASYAAVRGVDKDLIELGYAFGQGGLVPRLFKIILPGALPGILSGLRAGLGQGWMTVVAAELFGISGLGMRMMEASGLLATHIVVLYMVTIALLYGVSDFLFMQVQSRVLSWQR; via the coding sequence ATGAAGACCACTCACAAGATCGCCCTGTCGGCGCTGGGCGTCGTCGTCTTCCTGCTGGCGTGGGAGGCGGTGGCGCGCAGCGGCGTGGTGCCGGCCCGGCTGCTGCCGTCGCCGAGCGCCGTGCCCGCCGCCTTCTTTACCGAGTTCAACAGCGGCACCTGGCAAGCCATGGTGCTGGCCAGCCTGTCGCATTACCTGGTCGGGCTGTCGCTCGGCACCTTCCTCGGCGTGTCCTTCGGCACGGCGGCGGCGCTGTGGATCAAATGGGACGCCTTCCAGGCCTGGGTCGTGCGCATGCTGCGCCCGATCCCGGCCATCGCCTGGATCCCCTTCGCCATCATCTGGTTCGGCGTCAGCGAGGGGGCCGCGTCCTTCCTGATCGCGCTGACGGTGTTCTGGATCAACTATTACGCCAGCTACGCCGCCGTGCGCGGCGTCGACAAGGACCTGATCGAGCTGGGTTACGCCTTCGGCCAGGGTGGGCTGGTCCCGCGCCTGTTCAAGATCATCCTGCCGGGCGCCCTGCCGGGCATCCTGTCGGGCCTGCGCGCCGGGCTGGGACAGGGCTGGATGACGGTGGTCGCCGCCGAGCTGTTCGGCATCTCCGGCCTCGGCATGCGGATGATGGAGGCGTCCGGCCTGCTGGCGACGCACATCGTCGTGCTCTACATGGTCACCATCGCGCTGCTCTATGGCGTGTCGGATTTCCTGTTCATGCAAGTCCAGTCGCGGGTGCTGTCATGGCAGCGGTGA
- a CDS encoding ABC transporter ATP-binding protein, whose product MAAVSLSQTSNGSVIDLEGVSIGYGSEAPPVLVDVTLSIERGSFVAIVGPSGVGKSTLLRVVAGLHDARSGGVTIHQDQRPGHRPVGLVFQDSRLLPWRRVIRNVEFGLEGLPVGRDERRRRAEAALKLVRLDGYARRWPYELSGGQRQRIGIARAMAVDPDILLMDEPFGALDAITRHNLQDELRRIHQETGKTVLFVTHDLEEAVHLADRIIVLGGSPARVVRDVPNSAGRDGAVFRDQVEQLRLEIADNYSI is encoded by the coding sequence ATGGCAGCGGTGAGCCTCTCCCAAACGTCGAACGGCTCGGTCATCGATCTGGAGGGCGTGTCGATCGGCTATGGCAGCGAGGCGCCGCCGGTCCTGGTCGACGTCACCCTGTCGATCGAGCGCGGCAGCTTCGTCGCCATCGTCGGCCCGTCCGGCGTCGGCAAGTCGACTTTGCTGCGCGTCGTCGCCGGCCTGCACGATGCCCGCAGCGGCGGCGTCACCATCCATCAGGACCAGCGCCCCGGCCATCGCCCGGTCGGGCTGGTGTTCCAGGATTCCCGCCTGCTGCCCTGGCGCCGGGTGATCCGCAACGTCGAGTTCGGGCTGGAGGGACTGCCGGTCGGCCGCGACGAGCGCCGCCGCCGGGCGGAGGCGGCGCTGAAGCTGGTCCGGCTCGACGGCTATGCCCGCCGCTGGCCCTATGAGCTGTCGGGGGGCCAGCGCCAGCGCATCGGCATCGCCCGCGCCATGGCGGTGGACCCGGACATCCTGCTGATGGACGAGCCCTTCGGCGCGCTCGACGCCATCACCCGCCACAATTTGCAGGACGAGCTTCGCCGCATCCACCAGGAGACCGGCAAGACCGTGCTGTTCGTCACCCATGACCTGGAGGAGGCGGTGCATCTGGCCGACCGCATCATCGTGCTGGGCGGCAGCCCGGCCCGCGTGGTGCGCGACGTGCCCAACAGCGCCGGCCGGGACGGGGCGGTGTTCCGCGATCAGGTGGAGCAGCTGCGGCTGGAGATCGCCGACAATTACAGCATCTGA
- a CDS encoding threonine ammonia-lyase — translation MTITLEDVRAAAARIAGHLPRTPTVPAPRLGDMAGCRLHVKLENLHATSSFKERGALNKLLSLGEAERRAGVIAMSAGNHAQAVACHATRLGIRSTIVMPAFTPFTKVERTENLGATVELHGETLSEAAAFAHDLAARDGLTFVHPYDDPLVAAGQGTAALELLEDVPDLDLLVIPIGGGGLIAGMATAAKVLRPELEIIGVQCSLYPAVRQALAGRPITCGGATVAEGIAVKAPGALTLPIIRDLVDDVVEVGEARLEEAIYRLATVQKQVAEGAGAASLAAVLEDPERYRGRKVGILLSGGNIDSRIMAQVLMRGLVHEGRIVRLRIGITDAPGALARVTRLLGEAGANIVEVHHQRLFHNVPVKMAEVDVVLETRNQTHVETLIARMKDAGYPTSLMVEVG, via the coding sequence ATGACCATAACTCTGGAGGACGTGCGCGCCGCGGCGGCGCGCATCGCGGGGCATCTGCCCCGAACGCCCACGGTTCCGGCGCCCCGCCTTGGGGACATGGCGGGATGCCGGCTGCATGTGAAGCTGGAGAATTTGCACGCCACCAGTTCCTTCAAGGAGCGCGGCGCGCTGAACAAGCTGCTGTCGCTGGGCGAGGCGGAGCGGCGCGCCGGCGTCATCGCCATGTCGGCGGGAAACCACGCCCAGGCGGTGGCCTGCCATGCCACCCGGCTCGGCATCCGCTCGACCATCGTCATGCCGGCCTTCACGCCCTTCACCAAGGTGGAGCGGACGGAAAATCTCGGCGCCACCGTCGAACTGCATGGCGAGACGCTGAGCGAGGCCGCCGCCTTCGCCCATGATCTGGCGGCGCGCGACGGGCTGACCTTCGTCCATCCCTATGACGACCCGCTGGTCGCCGCCGGCCAGGGCACCGCGGCGCTGGAGCTGCTGGAGGATGTGCCCGATCTCGACCTTCTGGTGATTCCCATCGGCGGCGGCGGGCTGATCGCCGGCATGGCGACGGCGGCCAAGGTGCTGCGGCCGGAGCTGGAGATCATCGGGGTACAGTGCAGCCTCTATCCGGCGGTGCGTCAGGCGCTGGCCGGGCGGCCGATCACCTGCGGCGGCGCGACGGTGGCGGAAGGCATCGCGGTGAAGGCGCCCGGCGCCCTGACCCTGCCGATCATCCGCGACCTTGTCGACGATGTCGTCGAGGTGGGGGAGGCCCGGCTGGAGGAGGCGATCTACCGCCTCGCCACCGTGCAGAAGCAGGTGGCCGAGGGGGCCGGGGCCGCTTCGCTCGCCGCCGTGCTGGAGGATCCGGAGCGTTATCGCGGCCGCAAGGTCGGCATCCTGCTGTCGGGCGGAAACATCGATTCCCGCATCATGGCCCAGGTGCTGATGCGCGGTCTGGTCCATGAGGGGCGGATCGTCCGCCTTCGCATCGGCATCACCGATGCCCCCGGCGCCTTGGCCCGCGTCACCCGCCTGCTGGGCGAGGCCGGCGCCAACATCGTCGAGGTCCACCACCAGCGCCTGTTCCACAATGTGCCGGTGAAGATGGCGGAGGTCGACGTGGTTCTCGAAACCCGCAACCAGACCCATGTCGAAACGCTGATCGCCCGGATGAAGGACGCCGGCTATCCGACCAGCCTGATGGTGGAGGTGGGGTAA